A genome region from Sphingobacteriaceae bacterium GW460-11-11-14-LB5 includes the following:
- a CDS encoding DUF5107 domain-containing protein: MEVKAWEEKVIIPTYKTSGPDKNPMFLEKRIYQGSSGTVYPHAVIDQVYDEKVDQEYLAVFLENDFIKIMILPELGGRIQMAYDKTNDYHFVYYNQVIKPALVGLTGPWISGGIEFNWPQHHRPSTFDPIDFTIEAHADGSKTVWVSEIEKMFHTKGMAGFKLYPESAYLEITGKLYNRTTLPQTFLWWANPAVAVDEHYQSVFPPDVTAVYDHGKRDVSLFPIAKGTYYKKDYAPGTDISWYKNIPVPTSFMAVGSDFDFVGGYHHQKQAGILHIANHHISPGKKQWTWGSGNFGQMWDKHLTDEDGPYIEIMTGVYTDNQPDFSWIMPNQEITFTQYFLPYKEIGYVKNATKDALVNLTFNGDTANVKVYATAIQDQANITLKLKGQILFSSQENLSPLKAFETTIKLPENYVEQDIELMVSNSAGEKLVVYSPIAVKDVDVSPEAAKPLVAPKAMKTNEELYMAGLHLEQYRHATYSAKDYYEEALKRDDTDIRNNNALGLYYFRRGQFAVSEKYFQSAVNTLTRHNPNPYDGEPLYHLGLSLLYQDKLNDAYDKFYKAAWNVAQQDNAYLQLAKIETIRNNWNEALQLVDRALIRNAHGFKARHLKTLLLRKLQRFDDAAKLAAETLSIDHFDFGSIYELSLIHQQNPAESQKWVEILKERLRDNAHSYIEIAIDYAACGRYEEAIALLLLCENKEQQPLYFYYLANYNARLGNREKAHQYLSKGFELGPDKVFPNRLEDIEILKFVTKENPQDDKAFYYLGNLWYDKRQYEEAINCWNASVSINPDFASVNRNLSIAYYNRDNNEEKALSFMEKAFFNDPTDARVLLELDQLHKRLNYSISYRLTFLEKYKALLLNRDDLYLEYLTLKNLNGDLDEALALLTSRKFHPWEGGEGKVSQQYVFAKVGLAKMAITQDDYTGAIKLLNDATVYPENLGEGKLYGTRENDIDYWLGVAYRHLGDQKNAEAYFTSASAGDMEPTAAIFYNDAQPDAIFYQGLAYRELKNNLAANEKFNSLIDYGKRHMDDNIKLDYFAVSLPDLMIFDDDLNKRNKVHCLYMAALGYTGLEENNLAEQSINEILMLDNGHLGVRAITNHTNSVKN, encoded by the coding sequence ATGGAAGTAAAAGCCTGGGAAGAAAAAGTAATTATCCCTACCTATAAAACGAGCGGGCCAGACAAGAATCCAATGTTTCTTGAAAAGAGAATTTATCAGGGAAGTAGCGGCACGGTTTATCCGCACGCTGTAATAGACCAGGTATATGATGAAAAGGTAGATCAGGAATATCTTGCTGTTTTTCTGGAAAACGATTTTATTAAAATCATGATTTTGCCAGAACTGGGTGGACGCATTCAGATGGCCTACGATAAAACAAATGATTATCATTTTGTTTATTACAACCAGGTTATAAAACCAGCGCTTGTGGGTTTAACTGGTCCCTGGATATCGGGAGGAATAGAGTTTAACTGGCCCCAGCATCACCGTCCCAGCACTTTCGATCCTATAGATTTTACGATTGAAGCACACGCCGACGGGAGCAAAACCGTTTGGGTAAGTGAAATTGAAAAAATGTTCCATACCAAAGGGATGGCTGGTTTCAAATTGTATCCCGAAAGTGCTTACCTCGAAATTACCGGTAAACTTTATAACAGAACGACATTACCGCAAACTTTTTTGTGGTGGGCAAATCCGGCGGTTGCAGTTGATGAACATTATCAATCTGTTTTTCCGCCAGATGTAACAGCCGTTTACGATCATGGAAAAAGAGATGTCTCACTTTTTCCGATAGCTAAGGGGACTTACTATAAAAAAGATTACGCACCAGGTACCGATATTTCATGGTACAAAAATATACCTGTGCCTACCTCATTTATGGCCGTAGGTTCTGATTTCGATTTTGTTGGCGGCTATCACCATCAAAAACAAGCAGGAATTTTACACATTGCCAATCACCATATTTCGCCGGGTAAAAAACAGTGGACCTGGGGATCTGGTAACTTTGGACAAATGTGGGATAAACATTTAACGGATGAAGATGGACCCTATATCGAAATAATGACAGGCGTTTATACCGATAATCAGCCAGATTTTTCGTGGATTATGCCCAATCAGGAAATAACTTTTACCCAATATTTTCTGCCTTACAAAGAAATCGGTTACGTTAAAAATGCTACAAAAGATGCCTTAGTTAACTTAACATTTAACGGCGACACCGCAAATGTTAAAGTTTATGCTACAGCCATTCAGGATCAGGCCAATATTACCTTGAAGTTAAAAGGACAAATCCTTTTTAGCAGCCAGGAGAACCTATCACCACTTAAAGCTTTCGAAACCACCATTAAACTGCCCGAAAACTATGTTGAACAAGATATAGAATTGATGGTCAGTAATTCGGCAGGGGAAAAATTAGTGGTTTATTCGCCAATAGCGGTAAAGGATGTAGATGTTTCGCCAGAAGCAGCCAAACCCTTAGTGGCGCCTAAGGCGATGAAAACGAATGAAGAACTTTACATGGCCGGACTTCATTTAGAGCAGTACAGACACGCCACCTATTCGGCCAAGGACTATTATGAAGAAGCGCTGAAACGGGATGATACCGATATCAGAAATAACAATGCATTAGGCTTATATTATTTTAGAAGAGGGCAATTTGCCGTTTCTGAAAAGTATTTTCAAAGTGCAGTTAACACCTTAACCAGGCATAATCCAAATCCTTACGATGGTGAACCCTTATATCATTTAGGATTGAGCCTGTTATATCAGGATAAGCTTAACGATGCTTATGATAAGTTTTACAAAGCAGCCTGGAATGTAGCACAGCAAGACAACGCTTATCTGCAGTTAGCCAAAATAGAAACCATTAGAAATAATTGGAATGAGGCCCTGCAATTGGTAGATCGGGCCCTGATCCGTAATGCACATGGTTTTAAAGCAAGGCACTTAAAAACATTGCTGTTACGCAAATTGCAAAGATTCGACGACGCGGCGAAACTAGCCGCCGAAACGTTGTCGATTGACCATTTTGATTTCGGTTCTATCTATGAATTATCTTTAATCCATCAGCAAAACCCTGCTGAAAGCCAGAAATGGGTAGAGATTTTAAAAGAAAGATTAAGAGATAATGCACATAGCTATATTGAAATCGCCATCGATTATGCGGCCTGTGGCAGGTATGAAGAAGCAATTGCTTTATTGCTGTTATGCGAAAATAAAGAGCAGCAACCTTTATACTTTTATTACCTGGCTAACTATAACGCCCGATTGGGTAATAGAGAAAAAGCTCATCAGTATCTGTCGAAAGGCTTTGAACTGGGGCCGGATAAAGTATTCCCCAATCGCTTAGAGGATATTGAAATCTTAAAATTTGTGACCAAAGAAAATCCGCAGGATGATAAGGCATTTTATTATCTCGGCAATTTATGGTACGATAAAAGGCAATACGAAGAAGCCATAAACTGCTGGAATGCGTCGGTAAGTATAAATCCCGATTTTGCCTCAGTAAACCGTAATTTAAGTATCGCTTATTATAATCGGGATAACAATGAAGAGAAAGCATTGTCTTTCATGGAGAAAGCATTTTTTAACGACCCCACAGACGCCAGGGTATTGTTGGAATTGGATCAGCTGCATAAAAGATTAAATTATTCCATTTCTTACAGATTGACTTTTCTGGAAAAATATAAAGCACTCCTATTAAACAGGGATGACCTGTACCTGGAATACCTTACGTTAAAAAATCTTAACGGAGATTTAGATGAAGCCTTAGCCTTATTAACCAGCCGTAAATTTCATCCATGGGAAGGTGGAGAAGGTAAAGTAAGTCAGCAGTATGTTTTTGCAAAAGTAGGTTTAGCAAAAATGGCCATTACACAAGACGATTACACTGGGGCGATAAAATTACTGAATGATGCGACTGTATATCCTGAGAATTTAGGCGAAGGCAAGCTGTACGGTACCAGAGAAAACGATATTGATTATTGGCTGGGCGTAGCATACCGTCATTTAGGTGATCAAAAAAATGCAGAAGCATATTTTACCAGTGCAAGTGCAGGCGATATGGAGCCAACTGCGGCTATATTTTACAATGATGCACAACCCGATGCCATATTTTACCAGGGATTGGCCTACCGTGAGCTGAAGAATAATCTTGCTGCAAATGAAAAGTTTAACAGCTTAATCGATTATGGAAAACGCCATATGGATGACAACATTAAGCTGGATTATTTTGCCGTATCCTTACCCGATCTGATGATTTTTGATGATGACCTGAACAAACGCAACAAAGTGCATTGCCTGTACATGGCCGCATTAGGATATACTGGCCTGGAAGAAAACAACCTTGCAGAACAAAGTATAAATGAAATATTGATGCTGGATAACGGACATCTGGGTGTAAGGGCAATAACCAATCACACCAATTCAGTTAAAAACTGA